In the genome of Colletotrichum lupini chromosome 8, complete sequence, one region contains:
- a CDS encoding SNF2 family domain-containing protein: STTTTTNSLLTITSLPPPYRDLGVGLDSTFGLLLPPTSRAIHLLRLGSLVCFWSPAEPAQISRDAAMASPNGPNGRANHINAQPQAQSWNAQALLNPRSYAVSNAASRRNSPKPQHLSNRSTPGNQNTTNNPVVFQFASPNDTASESLTSSITSGASTPVHDGGISPYGMANMIERMNDVQDRAAAPLPKRRKVDTPDPESDADNKKKMGPAGSGMLGAYVKEKQDEGKKENSKVSTQTVDLTEEGDDVVMVEDPATEEVCYGMLTGFLDCHKVPSAKPGTQSIFGADFMPPVKIVLKRIIGDSTKKIQAYDYTRDIIGNVDANTANALVPLLDSNVRLRTDCKIPARRKQADEHPGQAISRSYPVEMTLYGQYRFVKAVGKHFDRFKIVLRHPNRVDKGVRYENVHTDNKPNPAPGARNLAGALAQYNNHSSSTYYTNPTPRTVEEIRSDVMGVFDSMGKTDELPEMDPAPIVTTELLKHQKQGLYFMTAREKESTAEERVKGSMWQLKIGPTGQKFYYNVITGHQERTLPADTHGGLLADMMGLGKTLSILSLIGSSLDQAKEWAGRTPVQPEMPPQKAGGKATASSSLPLTGIAMNAKATLLVCPLSTVTNWEEQIKQHIAPGELSYYIYHGSNRIKDVEKLAEFDLVITTYGSVSSELGARSKRKSGKYPLEEIGWFRIVLDEAHMIREVATLQFKAIVRLQAARRWAVTGTPVQNRLEDLAALLQFVRLKPFDDRNKFNRFIVDPFKACDTEIVPKLRVLVDSVTLRRLKDKINLPPRSDHIVKLDFTEEEREVYNLFEKNAQDRVKVLSGNGVQKALGGHTYIHILRSILRLRLLCAHGKDLLNQEDLEALQGMTADMAIDLDSDDEDKKPGLSDRKAYEMFELMQETNTDACSACSKKIGTNDDASIESEGQEDILGYMTPCFHIICGSCIKGVKEQTRRLLPPGQAMGPCPICSTVIKPAYVDIRRSRVKVEHEGPAKEKTATNGRKSFGKYTGPHTKTRALVEDLLKSKADTDANPDEPPYKSVVFSTWTSHLDLIQMALDNVGVKYVRLDGSMTRIARTQAMDSFREDHSVHVILVSITAGGLGLNLTAGSNVYVMEPQYNPAAEAQAIDRVHRLGQKRPVRTVRYIMRNSFEEKMLELQEKKNKLASLSMDRKERVFDKSEAARQRLLDLRSLFK, translated from the coding sequence GAGGCGCAATTCACCCAAACCTCAGCACTTGTCGAACCGATCTACTCCGGGAAATCAAAATACCACAAACAACCCTGTTGTCTTCCAGTTCGCGAGTCCCAACGACACGGCAAGCGAGTCTCTGACATCCAGCATCACCTCGGGCGCTTCAACTCCCGTTCATGACGGCGGCATTTCTCCGTACGGAATGGCCAACATGATCGAGAGAATGAACGACGTCCAAGATCGCGCTGCGGCGCCCCTGCCAAAGCGGCGAAAGGTTGATACCCCCGACCCCGAGTCCGACGCCGACAACAAGAAGAAGATGGGACCTGCCGGTAGCGGAATGCTCGGCGCGTATGTGAAGGAAAAGCAAGACGAAGGCAAGAAGGAGAATTCCAAGGTTTCTACCCAGACTGTGGACTTGACTGAGGAGGGCGATGATGTGGTCATGGTGGAGGACCCCGCAACCGAGGAGGTCTGCTACGGCATGCTCACCGGCTTCCTCGACTGCCACAAGGTACCTTCCGCCAAACCGGGCACGCAGAGCATCTTTGGAGCCGACTTCATGCCACCAGTTAAGATCGTTTTGAAGCGAATCATCGGGGATTCGACCAAGAAGATCCAGGCCTACGACTACACGCGCGACATCATCGGAAATGTGGATGCCAATACCGCCAATGCTCTCGTTCCCCTGTTGGACTCCAACGTGCGCCTGCGAACGGACTGCAAGATTCCTGCGCGTAGAAAGCAAGCGGATGAGCACCCGGGCCAGGCGATCTCGAGATCCTACCCTGTGGAAATGACACTGTACGGCCAGTACAGATTTGTCAAGGCTGTCGGCAAGCACTTTGATAGATTCAAGATTGTTCTACGACATCCCAATAGAGTTGACAAAGGTGTCAGGTATGAGAATGTTCATACCGATAACAAGCCTAACCCGGCGCCTGGTGCCAGAAACCTGGCCGGAGCTCTCGCTCAGTACAACAATCATTCCTCGTCTACCTACTACACCAATCCCACTCCACGCACTGTCGAAGAGATCAGATCGGACGTGATGGGCGTCTTCGACTCGATGGGAAAGACCGATGAGCTTCCTGAAATGGACCCAGCTCCTATCGTCACCACAGAGTTACTGAAGCATCAGAAGCAAGGCCTCTACTTCATGACTGCGAGAGAAAAGGAGTCCACGGCCGAAGAACGAGTGAAGGGATCCATGTGGCAGCTCAAAATCGGGCCCACTGGACAGAAGTTCTACTACAACGTCATCACCGGCCACCAAGAGCGTACTCTTCCCGCAGACACCCATGGCGGATTGCTAGCCGACATGATGGGCTTGGGAAAGACCCTCAGCATCCTCTCGCTCATTGGCAGCTCGTTGGACCAGGCCAAGGAATGGGCAGGTCGCACACCAGTCCAGCCCGAGATGCCGCCCCAGAAAGCTGGGGGAAAGGCAACAGCTTCGAGCTCTCTGCCTCTGACGGGCATCGCAATGAATGCCAAGGCTACATTGCTCGTGTGTCCCCTGAGTACGGTCACGAACTGGGAAGAGCAGATCAAGCAGCACATCGCGCCGGGAgagttaagctactatatctATCATGGTTCGAATAGAATCAAGGATGTCGAGAAATTGGCCGAGTTTGACTTGGTCATCACCACCTACGGCTCTGTCTCTAGTGAGCTAGGCGCTCGCTCCAAGCGAAAGTCTGGCAAGTATCCTCTTGAGGAGATTGGTTGGTTCCGAATCGTGCTGGACGAGGCGCACATGATTCGCGAAGTCGCGACTCTGCAGTTCAAGGCCATTGTTCGTCTTCAGGCCGCCCGCCGTTGGGCTGTGACTGGTACGCCCGTCCAGAATCGACTCGAGGACTTGGCCGCTCTCCTTCAGTTTGTCCGGCTGAAGCCATTCGATGACCGCAACAAGTTCAACCGGTTCATCGTGGACCCCTTCAAGGCCTGTGACACAGAGATTGTTCCGAAACTCCGCGTGCTGGTTGACAGTGTCACACTCCGCCGGTTGAAGGACAAGATCAACCTTCCGCCCCGAAGCGACCACATTGTCAAGCTCGACTTCACAGAAGAGGAGCGCGAGGTTTACAATCTCTTCGAGAAGAACGCTCAAGACCGCGTCAAGGTGCTTTCTGGCAACGGCGTACAGAAGGCATTGGGTGGTCACACCTACATCCACATTCTTCGATCCATTCTCCGGCTTCGACTCCTTTGTGCCCACGGCAAGGATCTCCTGAATCAGGAAGATCTAGAGGCTTTGCAGGGCATGACTGCTGACATGGCTATTGACCTTGACAGCGACGATGAGGACAAGAAGCCCGGCCTTTCTGATCGTAAAGCATACGAGATGTTTGAGCTCATGCAGGAGACGAACACGGATGCTTGCAGCGCCTGTTCGAAGAAGATAGGAACCAACGACGACGCTAGCATCGAGTCCGAGGGACAGGAGGACATTCTCGGTTACATGACGCCTTGCTTCCACATCATCTGCGGTTCCTGCATTAAGGGTGTTAAGGAACAGACTAGACGACTGCTCCCTCCCGGCCAGGCTATGGGACCTTGCCCCATCTGTTCCACCGTGATCAAGCCTGCCTACGTGGACATTCGTCGATCTCGAGTCAAGGTGGAGCACGAAGGTCCTGCGAAGGAGAAGACCGCAACGAACGGCCGCAAGAGCTTTGGAAAATACACGGGCCCGCACACAAAGACGAGGGCGCTGGTCGAGGATCTGCTCAAGTCAAAGGCTGACACCGATGCGAACCCCGATGAGCCGCCGTACAAGTCGGTGGTGTTCTCCACGTGGACCTCCCACCTTGACTTGATTCAAATGGCTCTTGACAATGTCGGTGTGAAGTACGTCAGGCTGGATGGCAGTATGACGCGTATCGCCCGAACCCAGGCGATGGACAGCTTCCGGGAGGACCACTCAGTCCACGTGATCTTGGTGTCGATCACTGCCGGTGGTCTCGGTCTGAACCTGACAGCGGGTAGCAACGTCTATGTTATGGAGCCTCAGTACAACCCTGCTGCGGAGGCTCAGGCCATTGACCGTGTTCACCGTCTCGGGCAGAAGCGACCGGTTCGAACAGTCCGCTACATCATGAGAAACAGTTTCGAGGAAAAGATGCTCGAACtgcaggagaagaagaataAGCTGGCGAGTCTCAGCATGGACAGAAAGGAGAGGGTCTTTGACAAGAGCGAAGCGGCCCGGCAGAGACTGCTGGATCTGCGAAGTCTTTTCAAATGA
- a CDS encoding cytochrome b5-like Heme/Steroid binding domain-containing protein: MSATTSSSDAKVTKAENFPDGTSDYVPTRARAYDIKKPHISTQPITASNWYKHVNWLNTTFILIVPLIGFICSYWIPLTWKTAVFAVVYYFNTGLGITAGYHRLWAHRSYKASLPLRIYLAAVGAGAVEGSIRWWSHGHRAHHRYTDTDKDPYSVRKGLLYSHIGWMVMKQDPKRMGRTDISDLNEDPVVMWQHVHFIKCVLAMGVIFPTLFCGLGWGDWLGGYVYGGILRIFVVQQATFCVNSLAHWLGDQPFDDRNSPRDHVITALVTLGEGYHNFHHEFPSDYRNAIQWWQYDPTKWCIWTWKQLGLATDLKQFRQNEIEKGRVQQLQKKLDQKRAKLDWGVPLEQLPVIDWDDFKAQAKNGRGLVAIAGVIHDVTDFIQEHPGGKALISSALGKDATAIFNGGVYLHSNAAHNLLSTMRVGVLRGGCEVEIWKRAQYENKDMTTVTDSSGERIVRAGDQLTRVAVPVASADAA, encoded by the exons ATGTCGGCGACGACTTCATCTTCCGACGCAAAGGTCACCAAGGCCGAGAACTTCCCCGATGGAACTTCCGACTACGTTCCTACCCGTGCCAGGGCCTACGATATCAAGAAGCCTCACAT TTCAACCCAGCCAATCACCGCGAGCAACTGGTACAAGCATGTCAACTGGCTCAACACGACCTTCATCCTGATTGTCCCCTTGATTGGATTCATCTGCTCCTACTGGATTCCTCTTACATGGAAGACCGCCGTCTTCGCCGTTGTCTACTACTTCAACACCGGTCTCGGTATCACCGCTGGCTACCACCGTCTGTGGGCTCACCGTTCCTACAAGGCCAGCCTTCCTCTCAGAATCTACCTCGCCGCTGTCGGCGCCGGTGCCGTTGAGGGTTCCATCCGATGGTGGTCTCACGGACACCGTGCTCACCACCGCTACACCGATACCGACAAGGACCCGTACTCCGTTCGCAAGGGCCTTCTGTACAGCCACATCGGCTGGATGGTCATGAAGCAGGACCCCAAGCGTATGGGCCGTACCGACATCTCCGATCTCAACGAGGACCCCGTCGTCATGTGGCAGCACGTTCACTTCATCAAGTGCGTCCTCGCCATGGGTGTCATCTTCCCCACACTCTTCTGCGGCCTTGGATGGGGCGACTGGCTCGGCGGTTACGTCTACGGTGGAATTCTTCGCATCTTCGTTGTTCAGCAGGCTACCTTCTGCGTCAACTCCCTGGCTCACTGGCTCGGTGACCAGCCCTTCGATGATCGCAACTCACCTCGTGATCACGTCATCACTGCCCTCGTCACCCTTGGTGAGGGATACCACAACTTCCACCACGAGTTCCCGTCCGACTACCGCAACGCCATCCAGTGGTGGCAGTACGACCCCACTAAGTGGTGCATTTGGACCTGGAAGCAGCTCGGCCTCGCTACCGACCTCAAGCAATTCCGTCAGAATGAGATCGAGAAGGGCCGTGTCCAGCAGCTGCAGAAGAAGCTTGACCAGAAGCGCGCGAAGCTCGATTGGGGTGTCCCCTTGGAGCAGCTGCCTGTCATCGACTGGGACGACTTCAAGGCACAGGCAAAGAACGGTAGAGGTCTCGTTGCCATTGCTGGTGTCATTCACGACGTGACCGATTTCATCCAGGAGCACCCCGGTGGCAAGGCTCTCATTTCTTCCGCCCTCGGCAAGGACGCCACTGCCATCTTCAACGGTGGTGTCTACCTCCACTCGAACGCCGCTCACAACCTGCTCTCTACCATGCGTGTTGGTGTTCTCCGTGGTGGTTGCGAGGTTGAGATCTGGAAGCGTGCCCAGTACGAGAACAAGGACATGACCACCGTCACTGACTCGAGTGGCGAGCGCATCGTTCGTGCGGGAGATCAGCTCACTCGTGTTGCTGTCCCCGTTGCCAGCGCTGACGCTGCATGA